From Streptomyces sp. TLI_053, a single genomic window includes:
- a CDS encoding alpha/beta fold hydrolase encodes MTEPLMVDLPGLSLACRESGPADGPPLVLLHALGERATDWDVVLPALAPHHRVHALDLRGHGDSGRPGRYGLEAMRDDVLALLDAHGLERVDVVGHSMGGVVAYLLAQDRPDRVGRLVLEDVPAPRPRPASPVADAPEEPVDFDWAVVRAVKGQIDRPDPRRLERMTAITAPTLLVAGGPSSHVPQSGLAELAGLIPDCRLVTVDAGHLVHRDRPAEFVAAVAPFLAP; translated from the coding sequence ATGACCGAACCGCTGATGGTCGACCTGCCGGGCCTCTCCCTCGCCTGCCGGGAGAGCGGCCCGGCCGACGGCCCGCCGCTGGTCCTGCTGCACGCCCTCGGGGAGCGGGCCACCGACTGGGACGTGGTGCTTCCCGCCCTCGCCCCGCACCACCGCGTCCACGCCCTCGACCTGCGCGGTCACGGCGACAGCGGCCGCCCCGGCCGGTACGGCCTGGAGGCGATGCGGGACGACGTGCTCGCCCTGCTGGACGCGCACGGCCTGGAGCGGGTGGACGTGGTCGGGCACTCGATGGGCGGCGTGGTCGCCTACCTGCTCGCCCAGGACCGGCCGGACCGGGTCGGCCGGCTCGTCCTGGAGGACGTTCCCGCCCCGCGCCCCCGCCCGGCGAGCCCGGTCGCGGACGCCCCCGAGGAACCCGTCGACTTCGACTGGGCGGTGGTCCGGGCGGTCAAGGGACAGATCGACCGGCCCGACCCGCGCCGGCTGGAGCGGATGACCGCGATCACCGCCCCCACCCTGCTGGTGGCGGGCGGACCCAGCAGCCACGTCCCGCAGTCCGGGTTGGCCGAGCTGGCCGGACTGATCCCCGACTGCCGCCTGGTCACCGTCGACGCGGGCCACCTGGTGCATCGGGACCGCCCGGCGGAGTTCGTCGCGGCCGTGGCCCCGTTCCTCGCCCCCTGA
- a CDS encoding MFS transporter, whose protein sequence is MNATGAIPAPPVKERFDAAGRRVLLVCVAGGFTTLIDQSVLNTAIPALRESLHAQPAHLQWIVAGYSLAFGLALIPGGRLGDVRGRKWFFVGGLALFTVVSLLSATATEPWVLVAARLLQGAGAGLVNSQMIGTLQDVFQGQLRARALGMYAVTGGLAFALGPPIGGAVLAAVGPEQGWRLTFLLNVPFGLVTLLLAVRHLPRPRPSARHADLDLVGLLLVAALTLALMLPFVQPPGWAGWLGFAVAAAALLGALARWQQRYARRGGHPLIHPALTRSAPYALGTALAMAQFGSSLAAGLVLTMFLQDGLGLSPMGAALVALPSAVAMGFASAFAWRVVQRFGRRTVTAGMAGSALVMLAGGLVGRWAPTGPLPWLLALLQLLGGASVGLMAATNQAFVLRHAPAEAAGVSGAILQMAQRIAAAVSVSALSGVYLRATGGGGGHRAAFAWASGVCAAVAALAVVASVLAGRASEREAARAAAGAAPGGAAGGAAAGGPARESTPTR, encoded by the coding sequence GTGAACGCGACCGGCGCGATACCGGCGCCGCCGGTCAAGGAGCGGTTCGACGCGGCCGGGCGGCGGGTGCTGCTGGTCTGTGTCGCCGGCGGCTTCACCACCCTCATCGACCAGTCGGTGCTCAACACCGCGATCCCCGCGCTGCGCGAGTCGCTGCACGCCCAGCCCGCGCACCTCCAGTGGATCGTCGCCGGCTACTCGCTGGCCTTCGGCCTGGCCCTGATACCCGGCGGGCGGCTGGGCGACGTCCGCGGCCGCAAGTGGTTCTTCGTCGGCGGCCTCGCCCTGTTCACCGTCGTCAGCCTGCTCTCCGCGACCGCCACCGAGCCCTGGGTGCTGGTCGCCGCCCGGCTGCTCCAGGGCGCCGGCGCCGGACTGGTGAACTCCCAGATGATCGGCACCCTCCAGGACGTCTTCCAGGGCCAGCTGCGGGCCCGCGCGCTCGGGATGTACGCCGTGACCGGCGGTCTCGCCTTCGCCCTCGGCCCGCCGATCGGCGGCGCGGTGCTCGCCGCCGTCGGACCGGAACAGGGCTGGCGGCTGACCTTCCTGCTCAACGTGCCGTTCGGACTGGTCACCCTGTTGCTGGCGGTCCGCCACCTGCCTCGCCCGCGCCCCAGCGCCCGGCACGCCGACCTCGACCTGGTCGGACTGCTGCTCGTCGCCGCGCTGACCCTGGCGCTGATGCTGCCCTTCGTCCAGCCCCCGGGCTGGGCCGGCTGGCTCGGCTTCGCCGTCGCGGCGGCCGCGCTGCTCGGCGCGCTGGCCCGGTGGCAGCAACGCTACGCCCGGCGCGGCGGCCACCCGCTGATCCACCCGGCGCTGACCCGCTCCGCGCCCTACGCGCTGGGGACGGCACTGGCGATGGCGCAGTTCGGCTCCTCGCTGGCCGCCGGACTGGTGCTGACGATGTTCCTCCAGGACGGCCTGGGTCTCTCGCCGATGGGCGCGGCCCTGGTCGCGCTGCCGTCGGCGGTCGCGATGGGCTTCGCCTCGGCGTTCGCCTGGCGGGTCGTCCAGCGGTTCGGCCGGCGGACCGTCACCGCGGGCATGGCCGGCTCGGCGCTGGTGATGCTCGCGGGCGGCCTGGTCGGGCGCTGGGCACCGACCGGTCCGCTGCCCTGGCTGCTCGCGCTGCTCCAACTGCTGGGCGGCGCCTCGGTCGGGCTGATGGCGGCCACCAACCAGGCGTTCGTGCTGCGGCACGCGCCGGCCGAGGCGGCCGGGGTGAGCGGGGCGATCCTGCAGATGGCGCAGCGGATCGCGGCGGCGGTCAGCGTTTCGGCGCTGTCCGGCGTCTACCTGCGGGCGACCGGCGGTGGCGGCGGGCACCGGGCGGCGTTCGCGTGGGCGAGCGGTGTCTGCGCGGCGGTGGCGGCGCTGGCGGTGGTCGCCTCGGTGCTGGCGGGCCGGGCGTCGGAACGGGAGGCGGCCCGGGCGGCGGCCGGGGCCGCACCCGGTGGAGCGGCGGGCGGAGCGGCGGCGGGCGGCCCCGCGCGGGAGAGCACGCCGACGCGTTGA
- a CDS encoding XRE family transcriptional regulator, with translation METAADERLAERLAELRVERGWTLEELARRADVSRSTLSRVERAEVSPTAALLGRLCAVYGRSMSRLLAEVEAAPARLVRAGDQRVWRDEATGYVRRSVSPPHGSLRAEVIEGRLPAGADIAYDKPDNTGREHHLWVLDGLLSMTVDGTEHLLEAGDCLRFTAETSRFHCPGPAGARYALVVVEP, from the coding sequence ATGGAAACGGCCGCCGACGAGCGGCTGGCGGAACGGCTCGCCGAACTGCGGGTCGAACGTGGATGGACGCTGGAGGAGCTGGCGCGGCGGGCGGACGTCAGCCGCTCCACGCTGTCGCGCGTCGAACGGGCCGAGGTGAGCCCGACGGCGGCGCTGCTCGGGCGGCTCTGCGCGGTGTACGGGCGGAGCATGTCGCGGCTGCTCGCCGAGGTCGAGGCCGCGCCCGCCCGGCTGGTGCGGGCCGGGGACCAGCGGGTCTGGCGGGACGAGGCGACCGGGTACGTCCGGCGCTCCGTCTCGCCGCCGCACGGCTCACTGCGGGCCGAGGTGATCGAGGGACGGCTGCCGGCCGGCGCCGACATCGCCTACGACAAGCCCGACAACACCGGCCGGGAGCACCACCTCTGGGTGCTGGACGGCCTGCTGTCGATGACCGTCGACGGCACGGAGCACCTGCTGGAGGCAGGGGACTGCCTGCGGTTCACCGCCGAGACCAGCCGCTTCCACTGCCCCGGCCCGGCCGGTGCCAGGTACGCGCTGGTGGTGGTCGAACCGTGA
- a CDS encoding winged helix-turn-helix domain-containing protein — MDHVLTALTGSPTWAGARRARWWTRMRGRIPHSAAPLLEVVGACRSGVPDFLVTHPQGTDRQLADELDALVATTAAELRQALAGYGAGRGVPRIVVELRDGDTRRLRLLAGGALALFRACLAEDWSDIQRHLRTDIAHRAHVSGEAGIGAMLGVLHHRVGWQEEGVLRCAVGGPDRTVDLDGRGLELHPNFFVQDGVGAVLVPGRPAVLLHPAVGPSAERERTGADPLTGLIGPARARVLRAVGQAPCSTTELAARLGIGLSTASAHATALRTTGAITTQRQGRHVRHLVAPLGRALLSAGT; from the coding sequence ATGGACCACGTCCTGACCGCCCTGACCGGATCCCCGACCTGGGCCGGTGCCCGCCGGGCCCGTTGGTGGACGCGGATGCGCGGCCGGATACCGCACAGCGCGGCCCCGCTGCTCGAGGTGGTGGGCGCCTGCCGGAGCGGTGTGCCGGACTTCCTGGTGACCCATCCGCAGGGCACCGACCGGCAGCTCGCCGACGAACTCGACGCCCTGGTGGCCACCACCGCGGCCGAGTTGCGGCAGGCGCTCGCCGGATACGGCGCCGGGCGGGGTGTGCCCCGGATCGTCGTCGAGCTCCGCGACGGCGACACCCGCCGGCTGCGGCTGCTCGCCGGCGGCGCCCTGGCCCTGTTCCGGGCCTGCCTCGCCGAGGACTGGTCCGACATCCAGCGCCATCTGCGGACCGACATCGCCCACCGCGCCCACGTCTCCGGCGAGGCCGGCATCGGCGCCATGCTGGGAGTGCTCCACCACCGCGTCGGCTGGCAGGAGGAGGGCGTGCTCCGGTGCGCGGTGGGCGGACCGGACCGGACCGTCGACCTGGACGGCCGGGGTCTGGAGCTGCACCCGAACTTCTTCGTCCAGGACGGCGTCGGCGCCGTCCTGGTGCCGGGCCGGCCGGCGGTGCTGCTCCACCCGGCCGTCGGCCCGTCCGCCGAGCGCGAGCGGACCGGGGCCGACCCGCTGACCGGCCTGATCGGTCCGGCCCGCGCCCGCGTCCTGCGGGCCGTCGGGCAGGCGCCCTGCAGCACCACCGAACTCGCGGCCCGCCTCGGTATCGGTCTGTCCACCGCGAGTGCCCACGCCACCGCCCTGCGGACGACGGGGGCGATCACGACGCAACGGCAGGGGCGTCACGTCCGCCACCTCGTGGCACCGCTCGGGCGCGCCCTGTTGTCGGCGGGCACGTGA
- a CDS encoding DUF5685 family protein encodes MFGIIRPCRHRLSERLQASWTAHLCGLCLALRDDHGQLARTATNYDGLIISVLVEAQADAGHTAGGAGRRTAGPCPLRGMRTASVARGEGARLAAAVSLALASVKIRDHVEDQDGVFARRPVAAGARAVTRRWDRKSSGSASVVGFDTSVLLDAAARQGELERELPAGGSVLLVTEPTETATAAAFAHTAVLAGRPGNEAPLAEAGRLFGRLAHLLDAAEDQEADAASGAWNPLDATGTERAEAERLCRDAVHGIRLALRDVELTDRALVHILLAHETERAVERVFGRPGHAACRVGHEAGASPVGDQQHGHGQHGHSQHGRPDRGATGSNPYQSPPRHDPGQAPPQGPGAPVPPWVPQGPGFTPPGAPPPNSRNLLAGCAAWALMGCTCQLLCCEHNHPFSGERREGFCARNECCDCGNCCDSCQCCGENAQCCNDCGCCDGCDGCDCGCDC; translated from the coding sequence ATGTTCGGCATCATCAGACCCTGCCGCCACCGGCTCTCGGAGCGGCTCCAGGCGAGCTGGACGGCCCATCTCTGCGGCCTCTGCCTGGCTCTGCGCGACGACCACGGGCAGTTGGCACGGACCGCCACCAACTACGACGGGCTGATCATCTCGGTACTGGTCGAGGCCCAGGCCGACGCCGGGCACACCGCCGGCGGCGCCGGCCGGCGGACCGCCGGGCCGTGTCCGCTGCGCGGCATGCGGACGGCCTCGGTCGCGCGGGGCGAGGGCGCCCGGCTGGCGGCCGCCGTCTCGCTGGCGCTCGCCTCGGTGAAGATCCGCGACCATGTCGAGGACCAGGACGGCGTGTTCGCCCGGCGCCCGGTCGCGGCCGGCGCGCGGGCGGTCACCCGGCGCTGGGACCGCAAGAGCTCCGGCAGCGCTTCGGTGGTCGGCTTCGACACCTCGGTCCTGCTGGACGCGGCCGCCCGCCAGGGCGAGCTGGAGCGCGAACTGCCCGCCGGCGGCTCGGTGCTGCTGGTCACCGAGCCCACCGAGACCGCCACCGCCGCCGCGTTCGCGCACACCGCCGTGCTGGCCGGACGGCCGGGGAACGAGGCGCCGCTGGCCGAGGCCGGGCGGCTGTTCGGACGGCTGGCGCACCTGCTCGACGCCGCCGAGGACCAGGAGGCCGACGCCGCGAGCGGCGCCTGGAACCCGCTCGACGCCACCGGCACCGAGCGCGCCGAGGCCGAACGGCTGTGCCGGGACGCCGTGCACGGTATCCGGCTGGCCCTGCGGGACGTCGAGCTCACGGACCGGGCCCTGGTGCACATCCTGCTCGCCCACGAGACCGAGCGGGCCGTCGAGCGGGTCTTCGGGCGGCCCGGCCACGCCGCCTGCCGGGTCGGGCACGAGGCCGGCGCCTCTCCCGTCGGCGATCAGCAGCACGGCCACGGACAGCACGGGCACTCGCAGCACGGCCGTCCGGACCGGGGCGCGACCGGCTCCAACCCCTACCAGAGCCCGCCGCGGCACGACCCCGGCCAGGCCCCGCCGCAAGGTCCGGGCGCCCCCGTCCCGCCCTGGGTCCCGCAGGGCCCCGGCTTCACGCCCCCCGGCGCGCCGCCGCCCAACAGCCGCAATCTGCTGGCCGGTTGCGCCGCCTGGGCGCTGATGGGCTGCACCTGCCAGCTGCTCTGCTGCGAGCACAACCACCCGTTCTCCGGCGAGCGCCGCGAGGGCTTCTGCGCCCGCAACGAGTGCTGCGACTGCGGCAACTGCTGCGACAGCTGCCAGTGCTGCGGCGAGAACGCCCAGTGCTGCAACGACTGCGGCTGCTGCGACGGTTGTGACGGCTGCGACTGCGGCTGCGACTGCTGA
- a CDS encoding DoxX family protein, whose translation MSVAHVVLAVVSALWVGFSGVSLARRAEFVTQPLVDYGVPRAWWTWLAAAKLAGAAGLLVGLAVPAIGVAAAIGLILYFAGAVLTNVRARSFKTVPFPLLYLVPVAVTLGVGLAA comes from the coding sequence ATGTCTGTCGCCCACGTCGTCCTCGCCGTCGTCAGCGCCCTCTGGGTCGGCTTCTCCGGCGTCTCGCTGGCCCGCCGGGCCGAGTTCGTGACCCAGCCGCTCGTCGACTACGGGGTGCCCCGCGCGTGGTGGACCTGGCTCGCCGCGGCGAAGCTCGCCGGTGCCGCCGGCCTGCTGGTCGGCCTCGCGGTTCCGGCGATCGGTGTCGCCGCCGCGATCGGCCTGATCCTCTACTTCGCCGGCGCCGTGCTGACCAACGTCCGGGCCCGCTCGTTCAAGACCGTGCCCTTCCCGCTGCTCTACCTCGTCCCCGTCGCCGTCACCCTGGGCGTCGGTCTCGCGGCCTGA